The following proteins are co-located in the Macadamia integrifolia cultivar HAES 741 chromosome 3, SCU_Mint_v3, whole genome shotgun sequence genome:
- the LOC122073246 gene encoding benzyl alcohol O-benzoyltransferase-like codes for MASSPLVFKVRRLEPELVIPAKPTPREFKYLSDIDDQEGLRFQIPVIQFYRNEPAMRGIDPVKVIRKAIAEALVFYYPFAGRLREVHGRKLVVECTGEGIVFIEADADVMLDQFGDALQPPFPCLEELLYNVPGSGDVVGSPVVLVQVTRLMCGGFIFALRLNHTMSDAAGLVQFMSAVAEMARGAQAPSVLPVWERELLNARDPHPSGVTFLHREYDQVPETKGTLSIPLDDMAQRSFFFGPAEVAALRKHVPSHLQNCSTFEVLTACLWRCRTIAIQPDPDEDMRLISLVTTRFKFQQPLPIGYYGNTFALTLAVSTAAKLCENPLGYALELVKKAKAEVTEEYMRSTANLMVMKGRPHFGVVRTYVVSDLTRAGFRDVDFGWGKAVYGGAAKGGIGTMPELLSFYIPYRNHKGKNGIVVPVCLPRPAMERLVKEIERMMKEPPADLFGNTTKAFIKSSM; via the coding sequence ATGGCATCTTCACCCTTAGTGTTCAAGGTTCGAAGGCTTGAACCGGAGCTGGTCATACCGGCTAAACCAACACCCCGTGAATTCAAGTATCTCTCAGACATTGACGACCAAGAGGGTCTACGGTTCCAAATTCCGGTGATACAGTTCTACCGAAACGAACCAGCTATGAGAGGGATAGACCCAGTGAAGGTCATAAGGAAGGCAATAGCGGAAGCTCTTGTGTTTTACTATCCATTTGCCGGTAGGCTTAGGGAAGTGCATGGCCGGAAGCTTGTGGTGGAGTGCACCGGCGAGGGTATCGTGTTCATCGAGGCCGACGCTGATGTGATGCTAGACCAGTTCGGAGATGCTCTGCAACCACCATTCCCATGCTTGGAAGAGCTACTCTACAACGTTCCTGGATCGGGTGATGTCGTTGGCTCCCCAGTCGTACTGGTTCAGGTGACCCGTCTGATGTGTGGTGGATTCATCTTCGCTCTCCGGTTGAACCACACCATGAGCGACGCAGCTGGTTTGGTCCAGTTCATGTCAGCCGTGGCTGAAATGGCACGTGGCGCACAAGCTCCATCTGTGCTGCCCGTGTGGGAAAGGGAGCTCCTCAACGCAAGGGACCCACATCCATCAGGTGTGACCTTCTTACACCGCGAGTACGATCAAGTACCTGAAACCAAGGGCACACTCAGCATCCCTCTCGATGACATGGCCCAACGCTCTTTCTTCTTCGGTCCCGCTGAGGTGGCAGCTTTGCGAAAGCATGTGCCTTCGCATTTACAAAATTGTTCCACGTTTGAGGTGTTGACGGCGTGCCTATGGCGATGCCGCACAATCGCTATCCAACCCGACCCGGACGAGGACATGCGTTTGATTAGCCTCGTAACGACACGTTTCAAATTCCAACAACCACTGCCGATTGGTTACTATGGCAACACGTTTGCTTTAACGTTAGCAGTGTCGACGGCAGCGAAACTGTGTGAAAATCCGTTAGGGTACGCATTAGAATTGGTGAAGAAAGCGAAAGCCGAGGTGACGGAGGAGTATATGAGATCAACGGCAAATCTAATGGTGATGAAGGGGCGGCCCCATTTTGGAGTTGTGAGGACCTATGTGGTTTCAGATTTGACACGTGCGGGATTCAGAGACGTTGATTTTGGGTGGGGAAAAGCGGTATACGGTGGGGCAGCCAAGGGGGGTATAGGAACAATGCCTGAGCTGCTGAGCTTCTACATACCGTACAGGAACCataaagggaagaatgggaTTGTGGTGCCGGTTTGCTTGCCTAGGCCGGCGATGGAGAGGCTTGTGAAAGAGATTGAAAGAATGATGAAGGAACCTCCTGCGGATCTGTTTGGTAATACTACTAAAGCCTTTATCAAATCCTCTATGTAA